The following nucleotide sequence is from Tissierellales bacterium.
ACACTTCTAATTTACCTGCTCCTAAATCTTCGGCAGCTTCTATTAAATTTTTATCAATTTTAATTAATATTGTATAAATAGGTAATACCATAAAAGGTAAAAAGTTATATACCATTCCCAATAATATTGCACTATCAGTATAAATTAACTTTAAAGGTTCAAAGCCTAAAGCTTTGATAATACTATTAATAATTCCATTTCTTCCAAGAAGAGTCGTCCACGCATAGGTTCTAAGTAAAAAATTCATCCACATAGGAACAACAAATAAAAGAATCATTGCATTTCTTTTTTTCATAGGTTCCCTAGAAATTATCATAGCTATAGGATAACCAAGTAAAAAACAGATAACTGTCGATTTAAGAGCTAATGTTATGGACTTACCTAGAACCTTTAAATATATAGGATTCATAAATCTTTCAAAATTATCTAAGGTAAATCTCAAATTTTTTAATTCTAAAGTTTCTCCCTTAGTAAAAGCAAACAATAAAATTAATAATAAAGGTATTACTATAAAAATTATCATCCAAACTACATAGGGATAAGCAATCCTTTTTAATTTCATTTAATTCACCTTCTTCATAATATGAATATTTTCTGGAATTACTGTAAGACCAACTAAAGTATTTATTGAAGCCATATTAGTACTATGAATTTTCCATATGAAATTATCACTTTCTACTAATATTTCATAATGAACTCCTTTAAAAGTTACCGATACAACTTTCCC
It contains:
- a CDS encoding ABC transporter permease, with product MKLKRIAYPYVVWMIIFIVIPLLLILLFAFTKGETLELKNLRFTLDNFERFMNPIYLKVLGKSITLALKSTVICFLLGYPIAMIISREPMKKRNAMILLFVVPMWMNFLLRTYAWTTLLGRNGIINSIIKALGFEPLKLIYTDSAILLGMVYNFLPFMVLPIYTILIKIDKNLIEAAEDLGAGKLEVFSRVIFPLSIPGVVSGFTMVFMPAVSTFIISSLLGGGKYMLIGNLIEQQFLWSGDWHFGSAISIIMMIFILISMAITTRFDNDKEGGAYGK